In one window of Zhongshania aliphaticivorans DNA:
- a CDS encoding copper resistance system multicopper oxidase, with product MSQWLPQQKRSLQPNRRRFVQGLAAGGVLAATPTWLQAAMSSKVAQGQTPVLSGREINLVIAESPVNFTGVTRMATTINGSIPAPTLRLREGDEVTIRVTNHLAVATSIHWHGILLPYQMDGVPGISFKGIAPGETFTYRFTLQQSGTYWYHSHSGFQEMTGMYGALIIEPRAGERHRSDQDYVVQLSDWTDEDPMRAFSKLKMQSDVYNFNQPTFFDFSEDVSKVGLQGALEKRQMWNQMRMNPTDLNDLSAATLTFLMNGTAPNGNWTGLFQRGQRIRLRFINAASNSFYDVRIPGLKLTVIQADGQDVEPVSVDEFRFGPGETYDVLVEPADDAYTIFAQSMDRTGYTRGTLALQQGLSAPVPALDPAEWLTMSDMMGAMGSMAGMNHDSMKGMEGMNHGSMKGIQGMGSMDGMKGMAGMKGMDHSAMNHQPKNPLAKPSSTVNHASSEYGASVDMRVDTPRTNLDDPGIGLRNNGRRVLTLADLKSINGLLDDRRTPTKELELHLTGNMERYSWSFDGLEFGKSTPVSLKHGERVRVILQNDTMMTHPMHLHGMWSELETDQGELRVRRHTIPVQPSQRISFLTTPNDLGRWAWHCHLLFHMDAGMFREVVVS from the coding sequence GTGAGCCAATGGCTTCCCCAACAAAAAAGATCTTTGCAACCAAACCGCCGTCGCTTTGTGCAAGGCCTTGCGGCTGGCGGCGTACTGGCGGCAACACCCACTTGGTTACAGGCAGCAATGAGCAGCAAAGTGGCACAGGGGCAAACGCCTGTTCTAAGTGGGCGTGAAATCAATCTTGTTATAGCCGAAAGTCCCGTCAACTTTACCGGCGTGACACGTATGGCAACAACGATCAACGGTTCCATACCCGCTCCTACTTTGCGTCTGCGCGAAGGCGATGAAGTGACGATTCGCGTCACCAATCACCTAGCAGTTGCCACCTCCATCCACTGGCATGGCATTCTTCTACCCTACCAAATGGATGGCGTGCCTGGCATCAGTTTCAAAGGCATAGCGCCGGGCGAGACCTTTACGTATCGATTTACCCTACAGCAAAGCGGTACCTACTGGTATCACAGCCATTCCGGTTTTCAAGAAATGACGGGGATGTATGGCGCACTAATCATTGAGCCTAGAGCAGGCGAAAGACACCGTTCTGACCAGGATTATGTGGTGCAACTTTCAGATTGGACTGACGAAGATCCTATGCGCGCTTTCAGTAAATTGAAAATGCAGAGCGATGTCTACAATTTCAATCAGCCCACCTTCTTTGACTTTAGCGAAGATGTTTCAAAGGTCGGTTTACAGGGCGCACTGGAAAAGCGTCAGATGTGGAACCAGATGCGCATGAATCCCACCGACTTAAACGATCTATCGGCGGCCACGCTGACCTTCCTCATGAACGGTACAGCGCCTAATGGTAATTGGACGGGACTGTTCCAAAGAGGGCAACGCATACGCCTGCGCTTTATTAATGCGGCAAGCAATAGCTTTTATGATGTGCGTATTCCCGGCTTAAAATTGACGGTCATTCAGGCCGACGGCCAAGATGTCGAACCGGTTTCCGTCGATGAATTTCGCTTTGGCCCCGGCGAAACCTACGATGTATTGGTTGAACCTGCAGACGATGCCTACACCATCTTTGCCCAGAGTATGGATCGCACCGGTTATACCCGAGGCACATTAGCATTGCAGCAAGGTCTATCTGCGCCAGTCCCTGCGCTTGATCCGGCAGAGTGGCTGACGATGTCAGATATGATGGGTGCAATGGGCAGCATGGCCGGCATGAATCATGATTCCATGAAAGGTATGGAAGGAATGAATCATGGCTCGATGAAGGGCATACAGGGAATGGGCAGCATGGACGGTATGAAGGGCATGGCAGGAATGAAGGGTATGGATCATTCCGCCATGAATCACCAGCCAAAGAATCCTTTGGCCAAGCCCTCTAGCACTGTCAACCACGCCAGTAGTGAATACGGCGCGTCTGTCGATATGCGAGTGGATACACCGCGCACCAATCTTGATGATCCAGGTATCGGTTTACGTAACAACGGCCGACGAGTATTGACCCTAGCCGACCTGAAATCAATTAACGGGCTGCTGGATGATCGTCGCACACCAACCAAGGAACTTGAACTACACCTCACTGGCAATATGGAGCGCTACAGCTGGTCATTCGACGGTTTGGAGTTTGGTAAAAGCACACCGGTGTCGTTGAAACACGGTGAGCGCGTTAGAGTTATTCTGCAAAATGACACCATGATGACGCATCCAATGCATTTACACGGCATGTGGAGTGAACTCGAAACCGACCAGGGAGAGTTGCGAGTTCGGCGCCACACCATTCCCGTTCAGCCATCGCAACGCATCAGCTTTTTAACAACCCCCAATGACCTTGGTCGCTGGGCGTGGCATTGCCACCTATTATTTCATATGGATGCGGGGATGTTCCGCGAAGTGGTGGTGTCATGA
- a CDS encoding heavy metal response regulator transcription factor, translating to MRILVVEDELKTGDYLRQGLSEAGFMVTLARNGLDGHHLAMTEVFDLMVLDVMLPDVDGWRIMQSLREAGRQTPVLFLTARDSVEDRVKGLELGADDYLVKPFAFAELLARVRTLLRRSVAPVLSDQITVADLTLDLPRRRASRGGKKISLSHKEFCLLELLARREGEVLPRSLIASQVWDMNFDSDTNVIDVAIRRLRAKIDDDFPAKLIHTVRGMGYKLEIEDDNEVA from the coding sequence TTGCGGATATTGGTAGTGGAAGATGAACTCAAGACCGGCGATTACTTGCGCCAGGGGCTTTCTGAGGCAGGATTTATGGTCACGCTGGCGCGTAACGGCCTCGATGGCCACCATCTTGCAATGACGGAAGTTTTTGACCTGATGGTGTTAGATGTCATGTTACCCGATGTTGATGGCTGGCGAATTATGCAGTCCCTTCGGGAAGCTGGTCGGCAAACTCCAGTACTTTTTCTTACCGCCCGAGATAGCGTAGAAGACCGGGTTAAAGGGCTTGAGCTTGGCGCAGATGATTATTTGGTTAAGCCATTTGCCTTTGCTGAGCTACTAGCTAGAGTTCGTACCTTGCTGCGCAGAAGTGTAGCGCCTGTGCTTTCAGATCAAATTACTGTTGCAGACCTCACCTTAGATCTTCCGCGCCGCCGCGCTAGCCGTGGAGGTAAAAAAATTAGTCTTAGCCACAAGGAATTCTGCCTGTTGGAGCTTTTAGCGCGTAGAGAGGGCGAGGTATTACCACGATCCCTGATAGCCTCCCAAGTTTGGGATATGAATTTTGATTCCGATACAAACGTTATTGACGTTGCGATTCGCCGTCTGCGTGCCAAAATCGACGACGATTTCCCAGCAAAGTTGATTCACACTGTGCGTGGCATGGGCTACAAACTGGAGATCGAAGACGATAATGAAGTGGCTTAG
- a CDS encoding heavy metal sensor histidine kinase: MKWLSRVKRRPLSLTTRVMVFVALAIGLSLLMTAHLVQQAVKRHFAEQDADELIVITQAVERALRAGADDIPRLPEVLSHAVSGHHGVYFQVWSPDGQLIYGPSDDELLTPVTLYTPVSRILAANLHSWGAGGNAYRGAITQTLISGRNYRIVAAMDMNFHILFLDNFRRSLWLIMTLAGVVTLLAAWFGVHQGHAPLRGLSDTMRDVQADRLHVRIDPNIVPGELRGLVDSFNYMIGRLEDSFARLSHFSADIAHELRTPLTNSITQTQVALNRARSLEEYQELLYSNLEEQERLAKMVNDMLWLAQSEHGLRNPVREWLDLGHEVRELFDFFEALAEEKQIVLALDGSTPMLSGDRAMLRRAISNLLSNALRYTPAGQTINVKLKKTDDAWVELRVENPGLKIPSEHLPKIFDRFYRVDPSRQRLSEGTGLGLAITKSIIEAHCGYIEAFSDDVATCFSIRLPLVTAGIGA; this comes from the coding sequence ATGAAGTGGCTTAGTCGAGTTAAGCGTCGCCCGTTATCGCTAACAACAAGAGTGATGGTCTTCGTTGCCCTTGCCATCGGCCTAAGCCTACTGATGACTGCACACCTTGTTCAACAAGCCGTAAAACGTCACTTTGCTGAGCAGGATGCCGATGAGCTCATTGTTATTACTCAGGCCGTGGAACGGGCGTTACGGGCAGGCGCAGACGACATCCCGCGGCTACCTGAAGTGCTATCCCACGCGGTTTCAGGACATCATGGCGTATATTTCCAAGTTTGGAGCCCAGACGGACAACTCATCTACGGGCCGAGTGATGACGAACTGCTCACGCCAGTGACTCTCTATACGCCCGTCTCCCGTATTTTAGCAGCTAATTTACATAGCTGGGGCGCAGGGGGAAATGCTTACCGAGGTGCCATTACCCAAACTCTAATTAGTGGACGTAATTATCGTATTGTCGCGGCCATGGATATGAACTTCCATATCCTCTTTCTCGATAATTTTAGGCGCAGCCTGTGGCTTATTATGACTTTAGCTGGCGTCGTCACGTTGTTGGCCGCTTGGTTTGGCGTACATCAGGGGCATGCGCCGCTGCGCGGCTTAAGCGACACTATGCGCGATGTCCAAGCCGATCGCCTGCATGTGCGAATAGACCCAAATATTGTACCGGGTGAGCTGCGAGGGCTTGTTGACTCATTCAATTACATGATCGGTCGTTTGGAAGACAGCTTTGCTCGACTTTCGCACTTTTCTGCTGATATCGCCCACGAACTGCGTACACCCTTAACAAATTCCATTACCCAAACCCAAGTGGCGCTTAATCGGGCCAGAAGCTTGGAGGAATACCAAGAGTTACTATACTCAAATTTAGAAGAACAGGAACGCTTAGCGAAAATGGTCAACGACATGCTGTGGTTGGCTCAAAGCGAACACGGTTTACGTAATCCAGTACGTGAGTGGCTGGATCTCGGGCATGAAGTGCGGGAGTTATTTGACTTTTTTGAGGCTTTGGCAGAGGAGAAACAGATTGTTCTGGCTTTAGACGGAAGCACACCCATGCTGAGTGGCGATCGGGCTATGTTGAGGCGCGCCATATCTAATTTGCTATCAAATGCATTGCGATATACACCGGCCGGGCAAACAATTAACGTGAAACTAAAAAAAACAGATGATGCATGGGTAGAGCTCCGTGTTGAAAACCCCGGTTTAAAGATCCCCTCAGAACATCTACCAAAAATATTTGATCGATTCTATCGCGTTGATCCTTCGCGTCAGCGTCTTAGTGAGGGAACTGGTTTAGGGTTAGCTATTACCAAATCGATTATTGAAGCGCATTGCGGTTACATCGAGGCATTTTCCGATGACGTTGCGACTTGCTTCTCAATTCGATTGCCCCTAGTTACTGCAGGCATTGGCGCCTAA
- a CDS encoding sterol desaturase family protein, producing the protein MKSTLEMFVKVLYLPFFLIVGNGIAIYMAEQNYSKLALAAWVGLLIAVSFLIEQWMPFSPEFNKPQADSGRDVIHALVNESLSIVGVLSIPIIASFIPFNSIWPSYAPLWLQVLLAVIIADIGITLAHYASHRYRALWQLHAVHHSVKRMYGFNGLMKHPLHQTIETLAGTAPLLLMGAPQEVLLLLVVAVVIQLLLQHSNVAYFAGPLRSVLAINQVHRFHHLNTAKEGDVNFGLFTTLTDHLLGTAYYDKERVIRSEDLGIGTAPDYPVAYIPQMLAPFKRLH; encoded by the coding sequence ATGAAAAGCACATTGGAAATGTTTGTCAAAGTCCTGTACTTGCCTTTCTTTCTGATCGTAGGAAATGGCATCGCTATTTATATGGCAGAACAAAATTATTCAAAATTAGCCTTGGCGGCATGGGTCGGCTTACTCATCGCGGTGTCGTTCTTAATTGAACAATGGATGCCATTCAGTCCCGAATTCAACAAGCCTCAAGCAGACTCGGGGCGTGATGTTATTCATGCTTTAGTCAATGAATCACTGAGTATTGTCGGCGTACTAAGTATCCCAATCATTGCTAGTTTTATCCCATTTAATTCAATTTGGCCCTCCTACGCACCGCTGTGGCTGCAAGTGTTGTTGGCGGTGATCATCGCCGATATAGGCATTACACTGGCACATTACGCCAGTCATAGGTACAGAGCGCTGTGGCAGCTACATGCAGTACATCATAGTGTGAAACGTATGTATGGGTTTAACGGTCTTATGAAACACCCCTTGCATCAAACCATTGAAACCCTTGCAGGTACTGCCCCGCTACTCTTGATGGGCGCTCCACAAGAAGTCTTACTGCTGCTGGTTGTTGCGGTGGTTATTCAGCTGTTACTGCAACATTCCAATGTTGCCTATTTCGCAGGGCCGCTCAGATCTGTTCTAGCTATCAATCAAGTTCATCGCTTCCACCACCTGAATACGGCAAAAGAAGGCGATGTCAACTTCGGTCTATTCACAACGTTAACGGATCATCTCTTAGGCACTGCGTACTATGACAAAGAGAGAGTTATCCGTTCAGAAGATCTGGGCATCGGAACCGCGCCGGATTATCCCGTAGCTTATATTCCACAAATGCTAGCACCGTTCAAGCGCCTTCACTGA
- a CDS encoding AraC family transcriptional regulator has protein sequence MHQNQLLSQPWLGSAAITAGMGVFLGASGDNKPHRHWAHQIAIGLEEPIALRSDKTRYFERGLWIPAGTIHQLETAHVLCIYIDPTHDFCKTLLPQIAVEEWSISLLNEEISSEYVTRFAKVKNLHAALISFDKQCRCQFSDTPDERLNVILAALKDDISSGNNTTQKTLSSLLHLSPSRFSHWFTEQTGMPLRSYRKWLKLLVGFELSRRMPLTDAALLSGFSDQAHFCRAVTQAFGVSATTIKQLLLQK, from the coding sequence ATGCATCAAAATCAATTATTATCACAGCCTTGGCTAGGGTCGGCGGCCATAACTGCAGGCATGGGGGTATTTCTTGGCGCCTCGGGCGACAACAAACCTCACCGGCATTGGGCTCATCAAATCGCTATTGGCCTAGAAGAACCAATAGCGCTTCGATCTGACAAAACACGATATTTCGAACGCGGGCTATGGATACCTGCGGGTACCATTCATCAACTAGAAACCGCACATGTATTATGCATCTATATTGACCCAACACATGATTTTTGTAAAACACTTCTACCGCAGATAGCCGTAGAGGAATGGTCTATATCCTTGCTGAATGAAGAAATTTCATCCGAGTATGTAACGCGCTTTGCCAAAGTAAAAAACCTCCACGCAGCGTTGATTAGCTTCGACAAGCAATGTCGCTGTCAATTCAGTGACACTCCAGACGAGCGATTGAATGTCATTTTGGCAGCACTTAAAGATGATATTAGTAGCGGCAACAATACTACGCAGAAAACCTTATCGAGTTTGCTACATCTCTCACCCAGCAGGTTCTCTCATTGGTTTACAGAGCAAACAGGCATGCCATTACGCAGTTACAGGAAGTGGCTTAAACTGCTGGTCGGATTTGAACTATCGCGGCGAATGCCTCTCACCGATGCAGCACTTTTATCTGGTTTTTCTGATCAGGCCCACTTCTGCCGAGCTGTTACGCAGGCATTTGGCGTAAGCGCTACAACCATTAAGCAACTGCTGTTACAAAAATAG
- a CDS encoding efflux RND transporter permease subunit, whose translation MVNPQSNHPPGFLASLISFCARNWLLTILLCVGASLWGWRSLMAAPLDAIPDMSDTQVIVFTDWPGRSPDLVEDQITYPLSTTLLAAPEVKFVRGQSFMGLSFVYVIFEDGTDIYWARSRVLEYLNSASANLPDGVTPTLGPDATGVGWVYQYALSDKTGNTSLSELRSLQDFNLRYALEAVQGVAEVASVGGYEKEYQVNIDPDRLAAYNIPLQKVAAALRRSNNDVGGRVLEISGHEHFIRGRGYITSTADLESVVLSTTGDGIPVKVSDIATVSLGPAMQRGSAELNGEGLAVGGIVVMRFGENALDVINRVKARLEEVKTSLPKGVEIIPVYDRSGLIERSIDTLSRTLSEEILIVSLVIIVFLLHLRSALVAIITLPIAILLAFIPMYYQGLTANIMSLGGIAVAIGAMVDAAIAIVENIHRRLALWREQTDSSQSRTDVIIAAMQEVGPSIFFALLIIAVSFLPVFALEGSEGRLFKPLAYTKTYAMFFAALLSVTLIPALAVLLIRGRIRGEHSWLNRILIALYAPVVRWVVDSRWLVVGVSVLVLLSAIIPFRGLGSEFMPPLNEGSILYMPTALPGMSISEAQKTLHTMNRELMTFPEVKTVFGKIGRSTSATDSAPLSMIETNITLKPKSEWREGMDWDSLIAEMDQKLRFPGMPNIWWMPIQTRTQMLATGIRSALGIKVFGPDLATIESTATAIERALQSDSRTSDFTRSAFAERTTGGYFLDFDIDRDAASRYGLNVADIQDVIEMAIGGKVVSQTVEGRERYNILMRYNRDYRDSIAALERTYVTTSHGSQIPISQVAKLHYRKGPPMIRNEDGQLVGFVFVDVADNIGIPDYVVLAKKVVAENVDIPTGYRLAWAGQFENYERAKSRLEILVPMTLGLIFMMLYFHRKSLIETLIVMLALPFSLVGSLWFLWMLEYKISVAVAVGMIAVAGLAVELGLLMMLYLDISWRQRRDDGLLNSFNDLTEAVVDGAAKRLRPKLMTGLALILGLVPIMLSNGSGADLMKRVAAPMLGGVVTSLIMVLVVFPALFVIWKQRSKNVAPAIKSS comes from the coding sequence ATGGTAAATCCTCAAAGCAATCATCCCCCAGGCTTTCTTGCGTCGCTAATTAGCTTTTGTGCCCGTAACTGGCTACTCACAATACTGCTGTGTGTGGGAGCATCACTCTGGGGTTGGCGATCTCTCATGGCCGCGCCGCTCGACGCCATTCCAGATATGTCAGACACCCAAGTCATTGTTTTTACCGACTGGCCGGGTCGCAGTCCCGATTTAGTGGAAGATCAAATCACCTACCCGTTAAGCACTACTCTGCTCGCAGCACCTGAAGTGAAATTTGTGCGCGGTCAAAGTTTTATGGGGCTATCGTTTGTCTACGTCATCTTTGAAGACGGCACTGATATTTATTGGGCGCGTTCGCGTGTATTGGAATACCTCAATAGCGCCAGTGCAAATTTGCCTGATGGCGTTACCCCGACCTTAGGGCCGGATGCGACCGGTGTTGGTTGGGTCTATCAATATGCTCTTAGTGACAAAACGGGTAACACAAGCCTCTCAGAATTGCGCAGTCTGCAAGACTTCAATTTACGCTATGCGCTGGAGGCGGTACAAGGTGTTGCGGAAGTGGCATCCGTTGGCGGATATGAAAAAGAATATCAGGTTAATATCGACCCTGACCGTTTGGCCGCCTATAACATTCCGCTACAAAAAGTCGCCGCTGCACTACGACGCTCAAATAATGATGTGGGTGGCAGGGTTCTAGAAATATCAGGTCACGAGCATTTTATTCGCGGTAGAGGCTACATCACCTCAACGGCGGATCTAGAAAGCGTGGTGCTAAGCACAACCGGCGATGGTATTCCTGTAAAGGTGTCTGACATTGCGACCGTGTCACTAGGGCCCGCAATGCAGCGCGGCAGTGCCGAGCTTAATGGCGAAGGCTTAGCTGTTGGCGGCATTGTGGTAATGCGCTTTGGCGAAAATGCCTTAGACGTCATAAATCGAGTTAAAGCTCGCTTGGAGGAGGTTAAGACATCCTTACCTAAGGGAGTTGAAATTATTCCTGTGTATGACCGCTCCGGCCTGATTGAACGGTCTATCGACACCTTAAGCCGAACGTTAAGTGAAGAGATCCTCATCGTCTCGCTCGTTATAATTGTGTTTTTGCTGCATCTGCGCTCGGCGCTAGTCGCTATCATCACCCTGCCTATCGCCATATTATTAGCGTTTATTCCTATGTATTACCAAGGATTAACTGCCAATATCATGTCACTCGGCGGAATTGCGGTTGCTATTGGCGCTATGGTCGATGCGGCGATAGCCATTGTAGAAAACATACACCGCCGCCTCGCATTATGGCGAGAGCAAACTGATAGCTCTCAGAGCCGCACAGACGTCATTATTGCCGCGATGCAAGAAGTGGGGCCATCCATTTTCTTCGCATTATTAATTATTGCCGTGTCATTTTTGCCGGTGTTTGCCCTTGAAGGCAGTGAAGGACGGCTTTTTAAACCATTGGCTTACACCAAAACCTACGCCATGTTTTTTGCAGCCCTGCTGTCCGTTACTCTGATACCCGCTCTAGCAGTTTTACTTATTCGCGGGCGTATTCGCGGCGAACACAGTTGGTTAAATCGAATTTTGATTGCGCTATATGCACCCGTGGTCCGCTGGGTGGTAGATAGTCGCTGGCTGGTGGTGGGTGTCAGCGTTCTTGTGCTGCTGTCTGCGATCATCCCCTTCCGTGGACTTGGTAGTGAATTTATGCCGCCATTGAATGAGGGTAGTATTTTGTATATGCCCACAGCCCTACCGGGAATGTCGATTAGTGAAGCTCAAAAGACGCTCCACACAATGAACCGAGAACTAATGACCTTCCCGGAAGTAAAAACGGTGTTTGGAAAAATTGGTCGCTCAACGAGTGCTACTGACTCCGCACCACTATCGATGATTGAAACCAATATCACCCTCAAGCCGAAAAGCGAATGGCGTGAAGGAATGGACTGGGATAGCTTAATCGCCGAGATGGATCAAAAGTTACGATTCCCCGGCATGCCCAATATTTGGTGGATGCCCATTCAGACGCGCACACAAATGCTCGCTACAGGGATTCGCTCGGCATTGGGCATAAAAGTGTTTGGGCCGGATCTCGCGACGATTGAAAGCACCGCGACCGCGATCGAACGTGCACTTCAAAGTGATAGCCGTACCAGCGACTTTACACGAAGCGCATTTGCCGAGCGCACCACGGGTGGTTACTTCTTAGATTTTGATATTGACCGAGACGCTGCGTCGAGGTACGGATTAAATGTTGCTGATATTCAAGATGTTATTGAGATGGCCATTGGGGGCAAGGTGGTTTCGCAAACGGTTGAAGGACGTGAGCGATACAATATTTTAATGCGTTATAACCGTGACTATCGCGACTCGATAGCTGCTTTAGAGCGTACTTACGTCACAACCAGCCATGGCAGCCAAATCCCGATAAGCCAAGTTGCGAAACTACACTACCGCAAAGGTCCGCCAATGATTCGCAATGAAGACGGTCAGTTAGTCGGCTTTGTTTTTGTCGACGTTGCCGACAATATCGGCATTCCGGACTACGTCGTGCTAGCCAAAAAAGTGGTCGCTGAAAATGTCGACATCCCCACTGGTTATCGCCTCGCCTGGGCTGGGCAGTTCGAAAATTACGAGCGTGCAAAATCGCGTCTAGAAATTCTCGTACCGATGACCCTAGGGCTGATTTTTATGATGCTGTACTTTCATCGAAAATCGCTAATCGAAACACTGATTGTCATGCTCGCACTGCCCTTTTCTCTGGTTGGTAGCTTGTGGTTTTTGTGGATGCTCGAATACAAGATATCAGTCGCCGTGGCCGTGGGCATGATTGCCGTGGCCGGTTTAGCGGTAGAGCTTGGTCTACTGATGATGCTGTATTTAGATATATCTTGGCGACAACGTCGTGATGACGGCCTACTCAACTCCTTTAATGACCTTACTGAGGCAGTAGTCGACGGTGCAGCCAAACGACTACGCCCAAAATTAATGACTGGACTCGCATTAATTTTGGGCTTAGTACCGATCATGCTAAGCAATGGCAGCGGCGCCGATCTAATGAAACGGGTCGCTGCGCCAATGCTGGGCGGGGTTGTGACCTCGCTCATTATGGTTCTAGTGGTGTTTCCGGCATTGTTCGTGATCTGGAAGCAACGCTCTAAAAATGTAGCACCGGCAATCAAATCCTCATAA
- a CDS encoding efflux RND transporter periplasmic adaptor subunit, with translation MKQRFLVSIIIILVVALSYFSYVYRSSTDAFTQQMNDAKEYRTDDYHIAIAFKDDLPAVGNNTAILRLRDTKGNPIPEAKIRGQAEMAAMGSMPSMRAPVVFNEVSPGIYTAEFDLAMRGEWPLKLQISKDNKSADLSFDMATGRSGLTISGGGVSMAGEMPVNDNQTTFPSTPGVDLSLNKQGFYTVGKYLINVALLENAKLRQGDNPLIITVQDRQNNVLNNLDVRLLVKSALEQSMTNPGAEDTPAQDNAALVALLPSTDGHYHGTIVLPQAGDYDFAIDVSSDLLGHGDLILTGQTGSSELHAATATPAGISHYTCSMHTSVRAAAPGSCPICGMDLVPVSKQQTQSGVISIDARRRQLIGVKTATAEYRELSKSITAVGRIAYDQHSASEINLKFDTWIGELKADFIGARVERGQVLFTVYSPELLTAQQEYLETRGRLASRGSDDSLLKAARSRLSLWNISNADIRALEQRGTPIEFLPIYAEKSGVVVNKSIVSGSYAKAGSMLLQLADLSTVWVEAEVYEDDLLLLKKGMSATVNMRNLSEREYPAKIDYIYPSVNPLTRTTRIRLILDNSDGELRPDMYAQVHFNKELGKRLWVPDEAVMIAGETRVVFVDLGSEGKIKPVLVNTGQRTKGWIEITAGLSGGEQVITSGNFLIAAEAKLKTGIAQW, from the coding sequence ATGAAACAGCGATTTCTTGTCAGCATCATAATTATTTTGGTCGTGGCTTTAAGTTATTTTAGCTATGTTTATCGTTCATCTACCGATGCCTTCACTCAGCAAATGAATGATGCAAAAGAATATCGGACGGACGATTATCACATCGCCATTGCATTCAAGGATGACCTCCCCGCAGTGGGCAATAACACTGCCATTTTGCGATTGAGAGACACCAAGGGAAACCCCATTCCCGAGGCAAAAATTCGCGGGCAGGCAGAAATGGCCGCAATGGGCAGCATGCCATCAATGCGCGCTCCCGTGGTATTTAATGAGGTTTCACCCGGCATTTACACTGCCGAATTCGACCTCGCTATGCGCGGTGAATGGCCATTAAAATTACAGATCAGCAAAGACAATAAGTCAGCCGATCTCAGTTTTGATATGGCGACTGGACGCTCAGGCCTCACTATTAGTGGCGGCGGCGTATCAATGGCCGGTGAAATGCCCGTCAACGACAACCAAACCACATTTCCCTCTACGCCAGGTGTCGACCTCAGTTTAAATAAGCAAGGTTTCTATACCGTTGGCAAATACCTTATCAACGTGGCGTTATTAGAAAATGCCAAACTCCGTCAAGGTGATAATCCGCTGATAATTACTGTGCAGGACAGGCAGAATAATGTGCTGAACAATCTCGATGTTCGCCTGTTAGTCAAATCAGCACTTGAGCAGTCGATGACAAACCCCGGTGCCGAGGACACTCCAGCGCAAGACAATGCCGCCCTTGTGGCGTTGCTGCCAAGTACGGATGGCCATTACCACGGCACTATTGTCCTACCACAAGCAGGGGATTACGACTTTGCTATCGACGTATCCAGTGACTTACTGGGCCACGGCGATTTAATTCTGACCGGCCAAACTGGCAGCAGCGAGTTACATGCTGCAACAGCAACACCTGCGGGAATTTCGCATTACACCTGTTCAATGCATACCTCAGTTCGCGCGGCCGCCCCGGGATCTTGCCCTATCTGCGGCATGGATTTAGTGCCGGTCAGCAAACAACAAACGCAGTCTGGAGTCATTAGTATTGATGCTCGCAGAAGACAATTAATCGGCGTAAAAACGGCGACAGCAGAATATAGAGAGCTCAGTAAATCGATCACGGCGGTGGGACGTATTGCCTACGACCAGCACAGTGCTAGCGAAATAAATTTGAAATTCGATACCTGGATTGGTGAGTTAAAAGCGGATTTTATTGGTGCCCGTGTCGAGCGTGGCCAAGTACTGTTCACGGTTTACAGCCCAGAACTGCTAACAGCACAACAAGAATATTTAGAAACTCGAGGTCGATTAGCAAGTCGTGGATCAGACGACAGCTTGCTAAAGGCCGCCCGCTCCCGCTTAAGTCTATGGAATATTTCTAATGCTGACATACGCGCACTAGAGCAGCGCGGTACGCCAATCGAGTTTCTGCCAATTTACGCCGAGAAAAGTGGCGTCGTGGTGAATAAATCCATCGTGAGTGGCAGCTATGCGAAAGCCGGCAGTATGCTGCTGCAATTGGCTGATCTCTCGACTGTTTGGGTTGAAGCCGAAGTCTATGAAGATGACTTGCTGTTACTGAAAAAGGGGATGTCTGCGACTGTTAACATGCGAAACCTCAGTGAGCGAGAGTACCCCGCAAAAATCGATTACATTTACCCAAGCGTCAATCCCCTCACCCGCACCACTCGCATTCGATTAATTCTCGACAACAGCGATGGCGAGCTCAGGCCGGATATGTACGCTCAGGTTCACTTCAACAAGGAATTAGGTAAACGCCTTTGGGTGCCAGACGAAGCCGTCATGATTGCGGGAGAAACCCGTGTTGTCTTTGTGGATTTAGGAAGCGAGGGAAAAATAAAACCCGTCTTAGTCAACACTGGCCAGAGAACAAAAGGCTGGATAGAAATTACAGCGGGCTTATCCGGCGGTGAACAGGTAATCACGTCTGGTAATTTCTTAATTGCCGCTGAAGCGAAACTGAAAACGGGGATTGCGCAATGGTAA